One Dysidea avara chromosome 7, odDysAvar1.4, whole genome shotgun sequence genomic region harbors:
- the LOC136260026 gene encoding uncharacterized protein, whose protein sequence is MADAEGVQSSSNHEKDNSMICVACGFDLTSHPKIRRNLGESSKGHSLEVHERVCGLWIDLASKVTTTPVMIRNNMKMCRNCFNDYDKYALKFTELKKKLNNAVLKLNWIEQSEEHEEEQTEEQDDTQGCAETTTPTRKRPAVGVQPQARKRQTLNRPVVIDSNQDTSIQFSNLTVGYKNYVKNYNLDTPQRRNISVSAARGHKKGVADHCFEDENIKDYSVNKVAMAVRDEIKKMCSHSVKSVLQNSSPLNFEWSKLLDELSTHAPTLMTILNYATQTRHGRHNRDGVKGMCAAILLKFRYDEMSVVQKLISAILYAGHSGKQVYERLQKLCLSVSHRSTVRLVKQLGQHHDKAVKGWRDSFILDLESLPVPAYKERGEDYELSDSEHSSESSSEEGDSSEFSSDGFVESDNEACSLSSTDDDIDIVRSSKQIPLIVCHPEVLEPSHIVKVLPGIPLQASHKGFRLCGDNINKSVRRRHLRSDRKNRSLYYFHTYAVANQVDVSHLSDVSVHITELTSIQYIPNSVLPRLGDDTKIKENIATLVSRVLFLYLDNFLSSVLMVSLSGISNISITLR, encoded by the exons ATGGCAGACGCGGAGGGAGTTCAATCCAGCTCAAACCATGAAAAAGACAACTCAATGATATGTGTTGCTTGTGGATTCGACTTGACCTCTCACCCTAAGATACGAAGAAACTTAGGAGAGTCGTCTAAGGGCCATTCCCTTGAGGTACACGAACGAGTCTGTGGTTTGTGGATTGATTTGGCTAGCAAAGTGACTACTACTCCTGTAATGATACGCAACAATATGAAAATGTGTCGTAATTGCTTCAATGACTATGAcaagtatgctttgaagtttactGAGCTGAAGAAAAAGCTGAATAATGCAGTTCTCAAGCTAAATTGGATTGAACAGAGTGAAGAACATGAGGAGGAACAGACTGAGGAGCAAGATGATACACAGGGTTGTGCAGAGACAACAACCCCTACTAGGAAGAGACCTGCAGTGGGTGTACAACCACAAGCAAGGAAACGGCAAACATTAAACCGTCCTGTTGTTATTGATAGCAATCAAGATACATCCATACAATTTTCAAAT CTGACAGTTGGATACAAAAATTATGTCAAGAATTACAACCTTGACACGCCTCAAAGGAGGAACATCAGTGTATCAGCTGCTAGAGGACATAAGAAAG GAGTTGCTGACCACTGTTTTGAAGATGAGAATATTAAGGACTATTCTGTGAACAAGGTGGCAATGGCAGTGCGTGATGAAATTAAAAAGATGTGCTCTCATTCTGTGAAATCAGTTCTACAGAATAGCTCTCCATTAAATTTTGAGTGGAGCAAGTTGTTGGATGAGCTTAGCACTCACGCACCGACCTTGATGACTATTTTGAACTATGCTACACAGACGAGGCATGGCAGACATAACAGAGATGGAGTCAAGGGAATGTGTGCTGCAATACTGCTGAAGTTCAGATATGATGAAATGAGTGTGGTTCAGAAGCTAATCTCAGCTATTCTGTATGCAGGGCACAGTGGTAAACAA GTTTACGAGAGGTTGCAAAAGCTATGCCTTTCAGTGTCCCACAGGTCCACTGTGAGATTAGTGAAACAATTAGGACAGCACCATGACAAGGCAGTAAAAGGATGGAGAGATTCATTTATATTAGATCTTGAAAGCCTTCCAGTTCCAGCTTACAAAGAGAGGGGAGAAGATTATGAACTGTCTGACTCTGAACATAGCTCTGAATCATCCAGTGAAGAAGGTGACTCCAGTGAATTTTCGTCTGATGGCTTTGTTGAGTCTGACAATGAAGCTTGTAGTTTATCAAGTACAGATGATGACATTGATATAGTGAGGTCAAGCAAACAGATCCCACTGATTGTTTGTCATCCTGAAGTTTTGGAACCATCACATATAGTGAAGGTGTTACCAGGAATTCCTCTGCAAGCAAGTCACAAAGGCTTTCGTCTGTGTGGAGACAATATCAACAAAAGTGTTCGTAGGCGTCACTTGCGGTCTGATAGAAAGAATCGGTCTCTTTACTATTTTCACACATACGCTGTGGCAAATCAAGTTGATGTATCACATCTGTCAGATGTCAGTGTCCACATAACTGAACTTACATCAATTCAGTATATCCCTAATTCAGTGTTACCAAGGCTAGGCGATGACACCAAGATCAAGGAGAACATTGCAACTTTAGTATCCAGGGTGTTGTTTCTGTATTTAGATAATTTTTTAAGCTCAGTTTTGATGGTGTCATTGAGTGGCATATCCAACATAAGTATTACACTGAGATGA